In Antechinus flavipes isolate AdamAnt ecotype Samford, QLD, Australia chromosome 6, AdamAnt_v2, whole genome shotgun sequence, the sequence ATATACCTTTTagttaataatatgaaaaaaaaacttgctttctcatctatataaagtgggtaataataataaatattaaataaatgtatttttacatttttaatgtcCTTTACAGATATTAcctaattttattctcataacaatctgggaagtaaatattattattattatcatcatcatcatcattatctcttATTAATATTACTCttctaataatattattattatgcctcCTTTTTAAAGTTGAGGTAACAGGGATAGACTGGCCCAGAGTTagtcaacaactatttattaaatgtctgctgtgtcccaggcactgtattaagtataAGAACACAAGCAAATGTAGAAAACagtcctgcccttaaggagttcacagtctaatggagggaAAAACAGGAACTAAATAGGATAAATTGGGAATATTAACTAAAGGAAATGTATTCAAATTAAGAGGAATCATTAAAAGTTTCCTCTAGATGGTGAGTttttttagctgggacttaaaagaagccaggaagaagagaaaaggagtggAAACCATTCTAGGCTTGGGagaagccagtgaaaatgccaaTTAGTAATATAACCTATGGCTAGATTTGAATTGAGttcttcccaattccaagtcTAACACTGTATATTGCCTAGCTGCTTCTTCAAATTACAACTCTGCTTATTATTAGTCTGGCATACAACAAATGCTTAATATGCATGTTATGTTGACTGTTCATTAACCTTGAGCTAGTCAACTAACTTTTCTGAGCCATATAATGAGGAACTCAGATTAAATGACTCCTATTCCTTCCATCTCTGATTCATAGCCCCTGTAATCcccattgttattgttgttataacTTTGTTGTaataactctttgtgatctcatcatttgggatttttttggccaaaatattagagtggtttgccattcccttcttcagctcatttgacagataagcaACTGAGGTGAGcaaaacttaagtgacttgaccagagtcacttAGCTTATAAATGTCTAcactagattttaattcaggaagatgagacgtCCTAGTTggaagcccagtgctctatctactgctctcTCTAGCTGATCCCTGTTGTCACAAATAAAAAAGTTGCTTTATAACTTGAAAAATATCCTATATAGTATGTGAGCCCTATAATTGTAGTTTCGGGGGATGAGATGGGAATGGCCCCACACTGATTTACATTTTCTGTAAAAATGTCCAGGGCCATCCAGAAGTGATTCAAAATCAGTCTTCTTCATTGTGCCCTAGAGCAGGAGATTTCTCCAGGGCACATCACACTGGTTTTCAGTAGGTAAATGTTAGAGGGCAGGATATTcaatttcagtttcattttgtcTAAGCTATAAAGCAAAATCCAAATAGAAGCAGACAGAATCATATAAGCCTCTTATTGCCTTTCTATCTTTTCCAGGACCTGGTATATAAGGACCCAATCAGACCCAACATTCAGAAAACATgtaccttcaaggagtttgtcTACGAAACCGTGAACCTTCCAGGCTGTGCAAAGCAGGCTGACTCCCTGTATTCTTACCCTGTGGCAACAGTGTGTCACTGTGGGACTTGTGACACTGACAGCACAGACTGTACTGTGAGAGGACTAGGACCAAGTTATTGCTCTTttagtgaaaagaaagaataaagcccCATCTCACTTCAGGGTAGCAGACTGACTTAGTTTccacattatttatttaaaatacagtTTCCATATGTTATATGTCAGCCAAATTTTAGCCATTGTTTTAGACTATTCAAAACGACTAGATAacataaggttggaatattgctatgaTGTAGGAAATGAGTAGTtagtgaatttagaaaaaaaaatagaaagacttggacttaaaAAGGATGATGTTATCCACTTTCAGATTAAACAGAGGACAAATAAGTGTAATCAGTCTCACAGAGATGCATATAAAGggatatgtgtatgattatacatatctatatatatgtatgtgactATGTCTCtgtaatgtatgtatatgtatatatatgtgtgtgtgtatttttgtatgtctacataaatatatctatactTAACTGTAGCTCACTTttaggggagaaaaggagaaaaaagaaaaaagttcacagcagagaacaaaagaaaacttacaaggaagcaagATGGACAATGCTGAATATAATACAGTCTATTATTATatggttttcttgaaatggaaatttattcttACATATTTTCAATCCTTTCATGTTCTgttggacacatgacaatgtttttttttttctgtttttatttaagttttaaataaataaataaatttttaaaaatgaaatactgtTTCCAAGtaattataaagaaagaagggaagggatttttttttaacacatgtGAAGTTCTGAACCCACAACATCTGAAATCACAACATCTGTAAGCACTGTGCTGTGGGGAGTTTTCAGATGCTCCCTGCTGTAGGTGTCCTATTGATAGCTGGTTTATTGATATCAGTGGCAACTTTAGGAATAGGTAGATGCTTTGAGCCCAGTAGTATCTTGAAAACATCATATTCCCATCTAATTCCTATTCCTTGGCTATGtaggattttattaaatataaattcatttcagGCATTTTCTAAAGCCACTGAAACAGTAAATTAGGGAACAGAGTTTCCAGCCAAGCAGATCTACTTGGAGGTGGCCTGAGTCTACATCATTCTCTATTTGTGagggttctctgggagcaaggaTAAGAACTCCCTTCACCAACTTCATGAAAGGGATGGCAGAGGCCAAAATTGCTAGGCCTTGGTAGTCTGCATTAGTGACACAGGAAGGAATAGAAATTTGAGCCCATGGAAATACAACAAAGAGACAAATGTCCATTCT encodes:
- the FSHB gene encoding follitropin subunit beta — encoded protein: MKTAQFYVLFFCWKAIWCKGCMLTNITISVEREECEFCISINTTWCSGYCHTRDLVYKDPIRPNIQKTCTFKEFVYETVNLPGCAKQADSLYSYPVATVCHCGTCDTDSTDCTVRGLGPSYCSFSEKKE